TGTTGCTGCGCCGTCGTCATTTGTTGCTCCATCCTTTGAGACAATTATTCCTCGGGAGCTGTGGCTGCACCCGCGGTTGCAAGTCGATGCGCTTTTGACGTACCGAACAATGATTGGAGATGCTATGGTCAACACCAACGATTGGGAGATGGTGAAGCGGGAGATTTTCGCCGAGTACTATGGCAGCACGCCTCGTAACAGGCTTGTGGACCGTATCATGTTGAGTGATTCCGAAAATGAAGCCGTGACGGAAAgttatctgaaaaaattagtGTTGGAGCTGGGTCCTCAGAGCACGGGCGATGTATTTCTAGATTTTCTCGAGCACCCCAAGACACGTGGCTGGATCCAGCAATTTACGCGTCAGTGTACTAGCCTGATGTTTGTGGCTTATAAAGGCAGCATTCTGGACAAGCTCGTGGTGCCGACTCTGCTTCGAGACGTCGGCGAGTTGGTGGTGCAAAAAGCCCGGAAATCAGAACACAGCAATGTAATCTACTTGCTGAAACAGACTTTTGTGCTGCAGTCACTTGCAATTTCGACGCTGGGCAGATACCAGGCGCTTTTTGACATTTCTGGGGAACACGAGAGCTCGATGTCTCTGCTGCGTGCGTTCATTTTTTTGCGTGAGGCTAGTTTGGCCAACCTGAGCCGTGCTCTGAGTCCATTGGTGACCATGAAGGGCGAGCGGCCGGAAGTGAcgaacgacgagctgctggacgcgATTCTGCAGAACGGCATGATTGACCAGCTACTGATGGTGATTTTGATGGCCATCAAACAGGACGAGTCGATGAGCATATTCCATAACTACAAGTTTTTGCACGGTGTTGCGGGTGGCATCGGCAAGCTCCTTGAGACTCGCGAGCTGGAGAGCAGCACGAAAGACCTCATACTGTGGCTACGGTACCTGAATATGTTATTCAAGTCTACTTCGATCATCGATATTGAGAACTACCATTTagaggaggaaaaattggACCTCAAGGAGGTGGCTCTGCCAACAGAGGACCCGACAAAAATcgaaatcaagcagctggtcgtgGAGGAGAGCTGGGAAAACCTTCAGCTCAGCAACGTGCCGCGCAAGCTGGCGCAACGACCGCCTGTCGAGGACAAACCTCCGCGAAAATACGTGGTGCAATTTACCTATGGCCAGCAAATAGAGTcagaagacgacgaggacgatgaCAATGAAAACGAAGGCGAGCCCATTCAGTTCAAATTTCCTATTGCCGACCTCCCGTTCTCCCCAATCGAGCTCAATTTCGGAATCCCCCGCAGTCTTCTTGAACTGATGGAGCGCACTGTGGAGCTATCCGACCACAGAAATTATATTCTACGGAAAAAAGTGTATCCACGCAATTTCCCCAAACAGTGCTGCGACCTGGAAGAGGACCTGCGCAACTGGAAGCTTCCGTGGGTGCTGTACGAGCAGCGCGATGGCGTGCTGTATTTTTACAGCCCCGTGCACGAGAGCGTGTACCATCTGTCGGTGTGCTTTTACTACACCACGCTTATGTTTTTCTACCGCATAATTAAAGAGTCGCATCCCAACCAGCTGCAGAGCCACGTTGCGTCCACGCTGTACCATTTGGAGGCCCTGTGGAACTTGAAGCTACGGGTGCGTCGGACGGCCGATTTGCGTGTAAATCTGCCGTTTTGGTGCTTTTTCCTGTCTGGCTCCGACGCCCTGGACGAAGAGCTCCAGACCCGCTACGACATTCTTGGCCGCACGGCGTTCGACGCAGGCGACCGCTGGATCGGCAAACAGGCGCTCTTTGAGATTTGGCGCGGCCGCAACAGCAACGATGACGAGTTGCGTGTCGCTTCGTGGCTCGACCTGGTGAAATACTGGCAAATCGGTGGATACATGTAATTTATCATCTAAATCTATTGACAATTAGCTTTTCTGCCCCAACGGCGTCCAGCTCGCCTTTGCTGACCCACAGTTGGTGGAACGTCCCGAGCGATGACAAAATACTGCCCCCGACCCACGAGGCGTATCTTCGTTCTATGGTGTTTCCAGAAGCGTGGATCCTGATTTTGAGGCTAGGATTGGCCAGCGACAGCTCAGAGTGCAGTTTGGCGTTCAGTCCCGGCACGAGCGACGTGCTGCCGACGAGGACAATGTTGTTGGCCAGTTGCGGCTTCAGATCGATGTCCAGCCGGTCCAGAACGGTCTGAACCAGCTTCAGCAGTCCAAAGCCCTTCTGGGCCTCGGCGGCATCCTCCTCCGGcttgtccttgtcgtcATCCTCTGGTTTCTTTGCTCTTCTCATAGGCACGTATTCCTTGCTGCTGGCCTCATTTGCGTTGCCCAAATGTTTGACAATATTCCCGTCTTCAGGCGTCTCCCAGCCCTTGACCGGCTTAGAGAGCGTTTCGAGCGGACTAAACAGCGAGTTGCTCAGTATGGTGCGGtcttttttcgaaaatGGAACTGCAATGCCATCAGGCAGCTCAAACCACcgcacctcgtcgtcggcctccttggcctcctgggtctcctcgttgtcctcgtccataCAGTTTAGTAGCGTCTTCTTCATCTCCTGAAGAATCCTCAACTTGGAGTATTCGCGGAACGACTCAGCCACCTCGAAATCGTACTTCCGCTCCTCAAATTGCGCCGTGGTCGTCTCAGATTCCCAATGaactatttttttcgatttAATCATGTAATGAGGCCGCAACGCGATCTTCTTGTCTTCTagaaactgctcaaactgCTGGTTCAAAAAAGCCCCCGCATACCGCGTGCCCATGACCTGATTTTTCAGACACAACCCGTCCACGATGGGTGTCACGGTGACCAGATCATGGCCAACGTCCACCACGAGACAGTTGGGACGGCCGTGCGCAAAAGACACTGTCGTTGGCTGTTTCACAAGGTAGAAGGCAGGGAACttgtgtttttccaaaaacagcttcaGCGCGTTGACTTTGCTCTCGTAAGAGCTCATGGTGGACTCGGTTAGCAGCACGGGCTGTTGAGTAGGATCGATGTCCAGTTTCTTAAACATGTACTCCAATTGTGCCTCGAAGCCTTCCCAGTCGACCACGGCGTTGTTTTCGACTATGTGCTTGATTTCGAGGCCTTTCTGGGGCAATAACAACAAACTCTCGTCGAAAATGCGTCTCTTGTTGCCGTCTGCGTCGACCAGGCCATAATACGACGGAAGCACCATGCTGGGTGAGTCGTAGCCCGCATAGCCAATCTTCGTCTGGTACGATCCCGGGTCGATCACAATGGCGTTGATCTCGTCTGCTCCGTAAACCTGTGGCGCGGCGGTCATGGAAGTAAATAAAATACACAAATGGAAAATTAAttagaaaaaatattaatgCTATAGTGTGCCTTCATTTATTTCTATATTTCTCTACAAACTGACATTCACTTCGGTGTCGACCAGATCGATCAAAAATTGTAGCTCCAGCTTGCGTCTGCTTTCGACCAGCCAATCGTCGGCAAGTCTTCTTGCCCAGCCCTTCATGTTGGACACCTCCTCGACGgcgttgtccagctcgttcttgacaaGATAAGTGTTCACTCTGGCGATCACGGACTCGATGTCGTTGCCAATGAGCTCATCTTCGGTTTTGACAGGCTTGCCAGACTTGGCAAATAGCAATTTCGAAAAGACCAGCGACGAGATGTGGCCAACAAGACCGGCGTTCGGTGGAAGCAGAGACACAGATCTCAGCTCTGGCAAAAGCAGCTCCCATCTGGAGATCAGTTGGGATTGAGTTAGCACCCCGCCGCTtctcaaaagcttgtcGTTCGATGGCAGAGCAGCCACAGCCTCCGTGATCAGTTGGTTGTCCAGAGGAGCAACGAGCTGTTTCAGTTTGGTCAGCTCGGCAACAAGCTCTTCGCCGCGTTTCGGAGAGGTTTCGTTCGTGGAAAGCAGTCTTTGCAACGAGCTAATActtttcttgatttctttgTACGAGAGGTACGCTCCGGCACTcttgccgagctcgagctcgtatttttcaatctcgGCCACTCTGGCGGCCAAAGCGTCCAATCCCTTGAGTTTTGCATTTCTCTCCGAATCGATCTTCTCGCTGAtcaccttgttgaactcgtcgatgGCTGCCAACTTCGTCTGCTCTATCAGGTTGGCCGCCTCGAGCTCGATCTTCTGTCTGGCGGCCTCCACCTCGACTCTCAGTTGCTGTAAATGACGTTCCTCAATCTGcttcttggcctcttccagcttttGCACAAACTCCTCGGTCAGCTCGACCTCCTTCTGGCTCAGCTGAGCTTTTAGCTTGTCGTCGAGACTGGCCTGTTCCTGGCTCTTGGATAAGCTGATGGCGCGGTATTTCTCGGccaacagcagcaggctcttCTGCAATGATTCCACAACTTTGTGGTTCTCAAAACTGGTCACCTTCAAGTTCAATGCGGcaatcagctcgttcaaagCATTGACAGTGCTGTCGATCACCTCGTCGCCAGACTCGAGATGCAAAAGCGGCAGACTGCGGCCCACGGCCACTTCTGTGGAGCCGGCGGCAGGGGCCTCCTTCAATTCAACCTTGTCGCTCTGAACACCCTGTTTGGGAATTGTAATGGTCTTCTCCAGAcccagcttctccttcacctcgGCAAACGAGTCATTGACCCTCGAGAAGGGGTTCAGTAGCTCGTCCTTGTGGTATAGGTAGTAGTCAATGGTCGACACCACCGAGTCACCGAATGGAACGTAGTCCTCAAACAGATCCTGCACAGTGTCATTTTTCGTGGCAATGAAGCCTCCTCCAAGGTAGAACGTTGCCGTCAACATGGACAGCCGGAACAGGAACCTTCTAAATGGCCGCGACTTTTTGGCGCTCTTGATTGGTATGGTGGACTGCAATCTAACGCCATACATCGCCTGACGCGCGGCAGGATGGAATTTGGCTGCCCTAAACATGAATATTATGAGGGTCGATGAAGTGTTTGTTtgtccaattggaaaattttgTTTTGGGGTGATTACATCAGCGAAACGTTAATTTTTGGGGGGGCCAAGTAGGGATATTATTTACAGATTAATAGTTTAGTTTGGCAATGCACTTGTCCAGGATGCGGTTCTCGTTGTCTCTGATGCAACGGATATGGGCCGCGGTAGTTGCATCTTGAACTGTAATCGGGACGTCGGGCAATTTTCTCTGCGCACACCATTGCTGAATGAGTCGTCTGGCAGAAGGGGTCAGTCTATTGAGCCGAGACCGCGACAACGTCTTGCCCGGGGCAGTGAAGAGCTTGGCCACACAGCACAGCTGCGGCGACGGCGTGCCATTGGCATTAATATAGCATTCTAGAAGCCATGGCTGCTCGCTCTGACGCGACCACCACCTGAGACGCCTGGAGATGGCAGGGTTGACCCGTTTTCTATGTGCAGACACCTGTTTTCCCAGACAGACGGTGTCATACGGATTATCTTCGACACAGAAGGCGTACCTTGCAAGCAGCTCAGCGTTTGATAAGGGACCGTAGGTGTTGAATATTTCTGTGTTTGGCACAATGCTCGTGTGACTAACAATATCGCATAATTCGGAGTTTTCATCCTTATCTTTGTCCTGTGCGTCTGGCAGCAAGTCAGTGGCCTGAGGATCTTCAAAGTCGCCAGATTCGTCGAATTCGTCGTCGGAGTCATCGCTGCCGTGGCCACAGTCCAGCTTGCCACAGTCAGGACACACCTCTGCAAGAGCCTCAAAATGCACAGACCCCTGGCCATCAGGGTGGTGGTTGAAAAGATCAGCGCCAGGAACCAGGCCCGAAAGATGGAAATGGTCGATCTCAAACGCTCGAGACGCCACGGCCAGAACCACGGCCGCAAACTTCGAAAGGTCGGCCAACTCAGCAGGTGCAGGTATCATGGGTGCATGCTGATCCGCAAAGCGTCTGGCCAGCTCATAATGCGCAACAAGCTCTGTATTGTCCAGAACGCCCATGAGATCAGCCTCCGTGCCAGCCAATAGAGACTTGGCGTGCGTGCCCCACATACAGGGTGGCAGCATCGCACCAGCAAGGTTTATGGAGTTAATGTAATCAGACCACGGACTAGCTGCACCAACGTTTTTCTCGTATAGAAAGGCAATCACTAAGGCGTGCATCCCGAAGATCTGGGCGTCGCAGAGAAGGTTGGCTATACACGAATTATGTGCAGATAAGATAGACGATTTGGGAACGCTGAGCAACACTGTACCAGGCTCGATGGGCCGCGTGGCGAACACACCCACGCCATTCTGAGTGTGCCGGACCTGTAAATCTGAGTGCCAAAAACTCTTGTTATGTGGCTGTTGCAGCCAAAAAATAACCTTGCTAGGGTCGATCGTTGATGTCATAAAGATTGCGGaaaaaatttcaaattACTTGCAACAGGCGATTTAGATCTGCATGCTAGCGGGCTTACATTTGCCGGGCGTTAAGGTTTATACTTCCTGGATCAGCGCGTTGGCCGAAAACGACAACCACGCCCTCTGCTTGCTCTGCATAATACGCAATGTTTCGAAAGGGGTACCCTCGCATGGGTAAATTAGGACAATCTTTATTAATCAGGAACACGGTTTACCTAAGCGAAcaataaaaattttctaTTGAATCAGTTTCTTGCCTTTTTCGTCATGTCCGGTCCATTTCTTTTTATTTAAGAGTACAGCCATCTCTAGCATACCTTGTTTTTCTATAATTATCTTGTCCCCTTCCTCTCGCTTTCTCAACCATGCTCTTAGTATTTGGCCGGCCAAGTATCCAGAAGCTACGCAGCTCCGTTCAGGAGCTGTTTACCAACGTATCTCCGCTGCTGCCCCTTATTGATTGGAAATTGTGCTTGCTATGCGCGGTCTGGTACACGGTCAGTGTTGTAtcgtcaaacagcacaAAATCCATCTTGCGCAACTTCGACTACCCAGTGACGCTCACAGAGCTCCAGTTCATCATCAACGCCGCCTACTGTTTCCTTACCGTGGCATTTGTCAAGAAATATGACGCCATGTTTGCATCTCACCGTCATCATCTCAACCCTAACTCTCTGTACGCAGGCAAGGAGTCCACGTCGCTGTTGGACAAATTTCCCAAGGGCACGTTCCCAGTGGAGCTCAACCGCTACGGCTACACCCTCACAGACTTTCTGACCCCCACGCTCTTTGTTTTGAAAACAACGCTCCCAATGGGAATGTTCCAGTTCGTGGGCCACATCGCGTCGCACAAGGCGACCTCAGTCATCCCCGTTTCTTTAGTTCACACGATTAAGGCACTTTCGCCTTTGACCACCGTTTTAATCTACCGTTTCATGTTCAAGCAGAAGTTTGGAAGCAAGACGTACTTGACCCTGCTTCCTCTGATGGTCGGTGTCATGTTGTCCTGCGTGAAAAACAACAAAATCACCGCCGACTCGGAGTTCTTCTACACCGGTTGCGTGTTTGCATTCGTTTCCATGCTCATTTTTGTTTCGCAAAACATTTTTGCCAAGAAAATTCTAACTTTCGAGACCAAGGACCTCAAGAACGATTATTTCACCCACAGTCTCAACTACAAGGTCGTCAAGAGCGAGTCGGCCACATCCACGCCCATGCTCCCTATTGCGATGACTCCAAAACACATCAGTCCGCCGGTCACACCTTTGTTGGGCAATTCATCGCAGTCTCTCAACAAATTGGTGATCAACTCCGAGAAGAAACTCGACAAGATGTCGGTGCTGTTCCACTGCTCGTTTGTGGGCTTTGTGCTGACGCTACCGCTGTATCTGCTGTCGGAGTTCTCGTCAGACTCGGGTTTTTCTCTCGCAAAGATCGACCGCTACGTGGCCGGCCTTATTCTCGTCAACGGACTCTCCCATTTCATGCAGAGTGTGGTCGCCTTCCAAATACTCGGAATGGTGAGTCCGATCAACTACAGCATCGCCAACATCCTCAAACGgatcatcatcatcagcTGCTCGATCCTGGTGGAGGGAACAAAACTCAGCGCAGTCCAGTGGACAGGACTCGCACTTACATTCATTGGGCTCTACTGCTACGACAAATGGGGCGTGCAGCGTAAGCAGTGAGCCGGCTCGTGATATCCAGCATCAGACTTTCAAGATAGCCAAGATTATAAGTAATCACTTTAATAGTATTTATTCAGTGTCCAGCAGGTTTTTCACCCGTAAGCTCAGCAACAAACTCCTTGGCATAGTCTCCCAGAGTCACCATGCACACCGTTTGCCAGACTCCCAGCATAACTCTTGGAGTCA
This portion of the Ogataea parapolymorpha DL-1 chromosome IV, whole genome shotgun sequence genome encodes:
- a CDS encoding Protein involved in ER-to-Golgi transport produces the protein MLLVFGRPSIQKLRSSVQELFTNVSPLLPLIDWKLCLLCAVWYTVSVVSSNSTKSILRNFDYPVTLTELQFIINAAYCFLTVAFVKKYDAMFASHRHHLNPNSLYAGKESTSLLDKFPKGTFPVELNRYGYTLTDFLTPTLFVLKTTLPMGMFQFVGHIASHKATSVIPVSLVHTIKALSPLTTVLIYRFMFKQKFGSKTYLTLLPLMVGVMLSCVKNNKITADSEFFYTGCVFAFVSMLIFVSQNIFAKKILTFETKDLKNDYFTHSLNYKVVKSESATSTPMLPIAMTPKHISPPVTPLLGNSSQSLNKLVINSEKKLDKMSVLFHCSFVGFVLTLPLYLLSEFSSDSGFSLAKIDRYVAGLILVNGLSHFMQSVVAFQILGMVSPINYSIANILKRIIIISCSILVEGTKLSAVQWTGLALTFIGLYCYDKWGVQRKQ
- a CDS encoding Ribosomal N-lysine methyltransferase 3, whose amino-acid sequence is MTSTIDPSKVIFWLQQPHNKSFWHSDLQVRHTQNGVGVFATRPIEPGTVLLSVPKSSILSAHNSCIANLLCDAQIFGMHALVIAFLYEKNVGAASPWSDYINSINLAGAMLPPCMWGTHAKSLLAGTEADLMGVLDNTELVAHYELARRFADQHAPMIPAPAELADLSKFAAVVLAVASRAFEIDHFHLSGLVPGADLFNHHPDGQGSVHFEALAEVCPDCGKLDCGHGSDDSDDEFDESGDFEDPQATDLLPDAQDKDKDENSELCDIVSHTSIVPNTEIFNTYGPLSNAELLARYAFCVEDNPYDTVCLGKQVSAHRKRVNPAISRRLRWWSRQSEQPWLLECYINANGTPSPQLCCVAKLFTAPGKTLSRSRLNRLTPSARRLIQQWCAQRKLPDVPITVQDATTAAHIRCIRDNENRILDKCIAKLNY
- a CDS encoding actin codes for the protein MTAAPQVYGADEINAIVIDPGSYQTKIGYAGYDSPSMVLPSYYGLVDADGNKRRIFDESLLLLPQKGLEIKHIVENNAVVDWEGFEAQLEYMFKKLDIDPTQQPVLLTESTMSSYESKVNALKLFLEKHKFPAFYLVKQPTTVSFAHGRPNCLVVDVGHDLVTVTPIVDGLCLKNQVMGTRYAGAFLNQQFEQFLEDKKIALRPHYMIKSKKIVHWESETTTAQFEERKYDFEVAESFREYSKLRILQEMKKTLLNCMDEDNEETQEAKEADDEVRWFELPDGIAVPFSKKDRTILSNSLFSPLETLSKPVKGWETPEDGNIVKHLGNANEASSKEYVPMRRAKKPEDDDKDKPEEDAAEAQKGFGLLKLVQTVLDRLDIDLKPQLANNIVLVGSTSLVPGLNAKLHSELSLANPSLKIRIHASGNTIERRYASWVGGSILSSLGTFHQLWVSKGELDAVGAEKLIVNRFR